A genomic window from Aquipuribacter sp. SD81 includes:
- a CDS encoding cation-translocating P-type ATPase → MSTTKEQPGSRSGGAGPGGDPGWHAREADDVAAALGVEVSEGLGDDEVRRRLDEHGRNVVQEAEQTPWWRLLLAQFADPLVVILLVAAVVAGAVGDLKDPIVIGVVLLLNAGIGFYQENQAQHSMSALQSMLTFSARVRRGGRVSDVEGSELVPGDVVVLRGGDRVPADGRLVRAKGVQVEESALTGEAAAVDKTLDVVDADAPLAERHNRLFMNTTVARGEAEMVVTETGMATEVGRIAERLREEDDDTTPLQRQLRGLTVRLAVVAGVACALVFALGLLQGDAFADVLLDAVALAVAAVPEGLPAVVTVTLAVGMNQMAKRNAIVKRLVSVETLGSTTVICTDKTGTLTLNEMTAREVVSHGRTWEVSGEGYDPEGRIGDDGEDFPTPRDVFLPVVLCSDAEVHDGELKGEPTEGALLVVGLKAGVDADEVREAYPRVATVPFDSARKYMATFHVLTGEDSSRDGEDEPVVLVKGAPDVVLPMCATWWGADGKEDLDDERREQVREAVQALSEQGRRVLAVASRAMDAPADADADEDALAEEHVHDLHLQAVVGIVDPARPEAAEAISTCTHAGITVKMITGDHKVTASAIAADLGIATEAAEGRELDGVEGAELDDLVQRTGVFARVSPDHKVRIVEALRERGEVVAMTGDGVNDAAALKAAHIGVAMGRSGTDVAKEAGEVVLTDDNFATIVNAVERGRAIYDNIVKFVRFQLSTNIGAILAIVVARAATLPTPFSPVQILWVNIIMDGPPALALGVDPPDPDVMERRPRDPDAHVLDLRRLLVLALIGATMAAGTLAMFLYGELVIGDEAVATTMAFSTFVLFQVVNAFNARSETATAFRRHSLANGRLLVALAAVLVLQVLVVHVPVAQPVFDTTALTLTEWLMCAGVATSVLLVEEVRKAVVRARRR, encoded by the coding sequence GTGAGCACCACGAAGGAGCAGCCGGGGTCGCGGTCGGGTGGGGCGGGCCCGGGTGGGGACCCCGGCTGGCACGCGCGGGAGGCGGACGACGTCGCGGCCGCGCTCGGGGTCGAGGTGTCGGAGGGCCTCGGCGACGACGAGGTGCGGCGCCGCCTCGACGAGCACGGCCGCAACGTCGTGCAGGAGGCCGAGCAGACGCCGTGGTGGCGGTTGCTCCTGGCGCAGTTCGCCGACCCGCTCGTCGTCATCCTGCTCGTCGCGGCCGTCGTCGCCGGCGCGGTCGGCGACCTCAAGGACCCGATCGTCATCGGGGTCGTGCTCCTGCTGAACGCGGGCATCGGCTTCTACCAGGAGAACCAGGCGCAGCACTCGATGTCGGCGCTGCAGTCGATGCTCACGTTCTCCGCCCGGGTGCGCCGCGGCGGACGGGTGAGCGACGTGGAGGGGTCCGAGCTCGTCCCCGGCGACGTCGTCGTGCTGCGGGGCGGGGACCGGGTGCCGGCCGACGGCCGCCTCGTGCGCGCGAAGGGCGTGCAGGTCGAGGAGTCCGCGCTCACCGGCGAGGCCGCCGCGGTCGACAAGACCCTCGACGTCGTCGACGCCGACGCGCCGCTCGCCGAGCGCCACAACCGCCTGTTCATGAACACGACCGTCGCGCGCGGCGAGGCGGAGATGGTCGTCACCGAGACGGGCATGGCCACCGAGGTCGGCCGGATCGCGGAGCGGCTGCGCGAGGAGGACGACGACACCACGCCGCTGCAGCGGCAGCTGCGCGGCCTCACGGTCCGCCTCGCGGTCGTGGCCGGGGTCGCGTGCGCGCTCGTCTTCGCCCTCGGCCTGCTCCAGGGCGACGCGTTCGCCGACGTCCTGCTCGACGCCGTCGCGCTCGCGGTCGCCGCGGTGCCGGAGGGCCTGCCCGCCGTCGTCACCGTCACGCTCGCGGTCGGCATGAACCAGATGGCGAAGCGCAACGCGATCGTCAAGCGGCTCGTGAGCGTGGAGACGCTCGGGTCCACGACCGTCATCTGCACCGACAAGACGGGCACCCTCACCCTCAACGAGATGACGGCCCGGGAGGTCGTGAGCCACGGCCGCACGTGGGAGGTGTCGGGGGAGGGCTACGACCCCGAGGGCCGCATCGGCGACGACGGCGAGGACTTCCCCACGCCGCGCGACGTGTTCCTGCCCGTCGTGCTGTGCAGCGACGCCGAGGTGCACGACGGCGAGCTCAAGGGCGAGCCGACCGAGGGCGCGCTGCTCGTGGTCGGCCTGAAGGCCGGGGTCGACGCCGACGAGGTGCGGGAGGCGTACCCGCGCGTCGCCACGGTCCCCTTCGACTCCGCGCGCAAGTACATGGCGACGTTCCACGTGCTGACCGGCGAGGACAGTAGCCGCGACGGGGAGGACGAGCCTGTCGTCCTCGTCAAGGGCGCCCCGGACGTCGTGCTCCCCATGTGCGCCACCTGGTGGGGCGCCGACGGCAAGGAGGACCTCGACGACGAGCGCCGCGAGCAGGTGCGCGAGGCCGTGCAGGCGCTGTCGGAGCAGGGCCGCCGGGTGCTCGCGGTCGCGAGCCGCGCGATGGACGCCCCCGCCGACGCGGACGCCGACGAGGACGCCCTCGCCGAGGAGCACGTCCACGACCTGCACCTGCAGGCCGTCGTCGGCATCGTCGACCCGGCCCGGCCCGAGGCGGCCGAGGCGATCTCGACGTGCACGCACGCGGGCATCACGGTCAAGATGATCACGGGCGACCACAAGGTGACGGCGTCCGCCATCGCCGCCGACCTCGGCATCGCGACCGAGGCGGCCGAGGGCAGGGAGCTCGACGGCGTCGAGGGCGCCGAGCTCGACGACCTCGTGCAGCGCACCGGCGTCTTCGCGCGCGTGAGCCCCGACCACAAGGTGCGGATCGTCGAGGCGCTGCGCGAGCGCGGCGAGGTCGTCGCCATGACCGGTGACGGCGTCAACGACGCCGCCGCCCTCAAGGCCGCGCACATCGGCGTGGCGATGGGCCGCAGCGGCACGGACGTCGCCAAGGAGGCGGGCGAGGTCGTCCTCACCGACGACAACTTCGCCACGATCGTCAACGCGGTCGAGCGCGGTCGGGCCATCTACGACAACATCGTCAAGTTCGTCCGGTTCCAGCTGTCGACGAACATCGGGGCGATCCTCGCCATCGTCGTCGCGCGCGCGGCCACGCTGCCGACACCCTTCTCGCCCGTCCAGATCCTCTGGGTCAACATCATCATGGACGGCCCGCCCGCCCTCGCCCTCGGCGTCGACCCGCCCGACCCGGACGTGATGGAACGGAGGCCCCGCGACCCGGACGCGCACGTCCTCGACCTCAGGCGGCTGCTCGTGCTCGCCCTCATCGGCGCGACCATGGCCGCCGGCACGCTCGCCATGTTCCTGTACGGCGAGCTCGTGATCGGCGACGAGGCGGTCGCGACGACGATGGCGTTCAGCACCTTCGTGCTGTTCCAGGTGGTCAACGCGTTCAACGCGCGCAGCGAGACCGCGACGGCGTTCCGGCGGCACAGCCTCGCGAACGGGCGGCTGCTGGTCGCGCTCGCGGCGGTGCTCGTGCTGCAGGTGCTCGTGGTCCACGTGCCCGTCGCGCAGCCGGTGTTCGACACCACGGCGCTCACGCTCACCGAGTGGCTCATGTGCGCGGGCGTCGCCACGTCGGTGCTGCTCGTCGAGGAGGTGCGCAAGGCGGTCGTCCGGGCGAGGCGGCGGTGA
- a CDS encoding DMT family transporter, producing the protein MTRRGAVLFAAMSLVWGVPYLFTAVAVAELGPVPLVAGRLALGAAVLVPLALHRGALRAAWRHRWVVAAYAAVEMAVPWWLLSDAQQRVPSAFAGLVIATVPLWGAGLAWGLHRERLGLVRAVGLLVGLAGVALLLGVDLAGGVDARAVGQLLAVALCYAVGPVLVARRLGAVPALGVNALALALAAAVYVPLALVRPPEALPSWPALGSVAVLGLVCTALAFVLFFGLIAEVGAARATVITYVNPAVALLLGVVLLGERVSAGMAVGFPLVLIGSVLATRSHPPVAEAAPVPEAPGGATR; encoded by the coding sequence GTGACCAGGCGCGGGGCGGTGCTCTTCGCCGCCATGTCCCTCGTGTGGGGTGTGCCGTACCTCTTCACCGCTGTCGCGGTCGCCGAGCTCGGGCCCGTCCCGCTCGTCGCCGGCCGCCTCGCGCTGGGGGCCGCGGTGCTCGTGCCGCTCGCGCTGCACCGTGGCGCGCTGCGGGCGGCGTGGCGGCACCGGTGGGTGGTCGCGGCGTACGCGGCGGTCGAGATGGCGGTGCCGTGGTGGCTGCTGTCCGACGCGCAGCAGCGGGTGCCGAGCGCCTTCGCCGGGCTCGTCATCGCGACGGTGCCGCTGTGGGGTGCGGGGCTCGCGTGGGGCCTGCACCGGGAGCGGCTCGGCCTCGTGCGCGCCGTGGGACTGCTCGTCGGGCTCGCCGGGGTCGCGCTGCTGCTCGGGGTCGACCTCGCCGGGGGCGTCGACGCGCGCGCCGTCGGCCAGCTCCTCGCCGTGGCGCTGTGCTACGCGGTCGGACCGGTCCTCGTGGCACGCCGGCTGGGCGCCGTGCCGGCCCTCGGCGTCAACGCGCTCGCGCTCGCCCTGGCCGCCGCCGTCTACGTGCCGCTCGCCCTCGTGCGCCCGCCGGAGGCGCTGCCGTCGTGGCCGGCGCTCGGCTCCGTCGCGGTCCTCGGGCTCGTGTGCACCGCGTTGGCGTTCGTGCTGTTCTTCGGCCTCATCGCCGAGGTCGGCGCGGCCCGCGCGACCGTCATCACCTACGTGAACCCGGCCGTCGCGCTCCTGCTCGGGGTGGTGCTGCTGGGGGAGCGGGTGAGCGCCGGGATGGCCGTCGGCTTCCCGCTCGTGCTGATCGGCTCGGTGCTCGCGACCCGCTCGCACCCGCCGGTGGCGGAGGCCGCGCCCGTCCCGGAGGCGCCGGGTGGCGCCACCCGGTGA
- the wrbA gene encoding NAD(P)H:quinone oxidoreductase, which produces MTQVAVVYYSSTGTQHAIAQAVAQGAEDAGADVRLRIAPETVPYEVLSSNPAWKAFVDDVRPGLTEVSADDIVSSHGIAFGSPTRYGAVAAQLKAFIDSLGGEWGRGELADKAYTAFTSAANTHGGNEGTIHSLYNIVMHFGGIIVPPGYTDDAVFAAGGNPYGTSWGTGMNGDPVPETVLAAARYQGRRLATFAGRLAG; this is translated from the coding sequence ATGACCCAGGTCGCCGTCGTCTACTACAGCTCGACCGGCACGCAGCACGCGATCGCCCAGGCGGTCGCCCAGGGCGCGGAGGACGCCGGCGCGGACGTGCGTCTGCGCATCGCGCCGGAGACCGTGCCCTACGAGGTCCTGTCCTCCAACCCCGCGTGGAAGGCCTTCGTCGACGACGTCCGTCCGGGCCTCACCGAGGTGAGCGCCGACGACATCGTGTCCAGCCACGGCATCGCCTTCGGGTCGCCGACCCGGTACGGCGCGGTCGCGGCGCAGCTCAAGGCCTTCATCGACTCCCTCGGCGGGGAGTGGGGCCGCGGCGAGCTCGCCGACAAGGCGTACACCGCCTTCACGAGCGCCGCGAACACGCACGGCGGCAACGAGGGCACGATCCACTCGCTCTACAACATCGTCATGCACTTCGGCGGCATCATCGTGCCGCCCGGCTACACCGACGACGCCGTCTTCGCCGCGGGTGGCAACCCCTACGGCACGAGCTGGGGCACCGGCATGAACGGCGACCCGGTCCCCGAGACCGTCCTCGCCGCCGCCCGCTACCAGGGCCGTCGGCTCGCGACCTTCGCCGGACGCCTCGCCGGCTGA
- a CDS encoding alpha/beta fold hydrolase, translated as MSRRPVWTVTEVTSAAGTRVVAGVTGAPGRPSVVLVHGHSSSHRYLARLAGALRADARVAAPDLPGFGATPADGRVLAVPDLADALADWLLATGREGSVLLGHSIGCQVVLDLAARRPSLVGPLVLVAPTVDPANRSWPRQAARLALDLVREARGLRSVQVVDALRTGPRRFVRTFSSALDHDVEDLLPHVAVPAVVVRGQHDPLVPGGWARRVVDGLPDARLVELDGPHAVQWSRPDAVARVVRDVLAARAREAPVAG; from the coding sequence GTGAGCAGGCGCCCGGTGTGGACCGTGACGGAGGTGACGTCGGCCGCCGGGACCCGGGTCGTCGCCGGGGTGACCGGCGCGCCTGGACGCCCGTCCGTCGTGCTCGTTCACGGCCACTCGAGCTCGCACCGCTACCTCGCGCGGCTGGCCGGGGCGCTGCGCGCCGACGCGCGCGTGGCGGCGCCGGACCTGCCCGGCTTCGGTGCCACGCCGGCCGACGGCCGCGTGCTGGCGGTCCCCGACCTGGCCGACGCCCTCGCCGACTGGCTGCTCGCCACCGGGCGCGAGGGCAGCGTGCTGCTCGGCCACTCGATCGGCTGCCAGGTCGTGCTGGACCTCGCGGCCCGCAGGCCGTCGCTCGTCGGCCCGCTCGTGCTCGTGGCGCCCACGGTCGACCCCGCGAACCGCAGCTGGCCGCGGCAGGCGGCCCGCCTCGCGCTCGACCTGGTCCGCGAGGCGCGCGGCCTGCGGTCGGTGCAGGTGGTCGACGCGCTGCGGACCGGTCCGCGCCGCTTCGTCCGGACGTTCTCCTCCGCGCTGGACCACGACGTCGAGGACCTCCTGCCGCACGTCGCGGTGCCCGCCGTGGTGGTACGGGGGCAGCACGACCCCCTGGTCCCGGGGGGCTGGGCCCGTCGGGTCGTCGACGGCCTGCCCGACGCGAGGCTCGTCGAGCTCGACGGGCCGCACGCCGTCCAGTGGTCGCGCCCGGACGCCGTGGCACGGGTCGTCCGGGACGTGCTCGCCGCCCGCGCGCGGGAGGCCCCCGTCGCCGGCTGA
- a CDS encoding Ig domain-containing protein has product MPLSPARRPSARSAATAAVVVLALALLGPLLGAPARAGTTGTTGGATAAGRVYGTLQTSPARLAETGAAGVDTATLQVVWRRFEPVEGQVDAAYVAQVREELAAYRAAGRHVVLGTGVQYPPDWLLAYPDSRFVNQYGDAYAPAETGKKVANMVFNQTMRDKQAAYLSRVLATFGTDFWGVRLGGGWYGELNYPEAVYGTRTNAYWGFDRLARGAAPGLPPGVRPNPVPGWVPGTPSPDHAAAAAFAEWYMASLDDYHDWQIATVRRLYPGRLLMMYPSWGVRPGQLDAAVAADLAGTTSAERNGEVQRGFDVARFVGGITDPDVVVYTTWLNADASRDAGTDQRYWSPVRYLAHLARSRTVPLEVMGENTGRDTVEDMALSFEQARRLDLLGVVWAFEPDLFGGVYAGVGDLAAAIAEDRRLSAPTPSSSPTPTASPTPTASPTPTASPTPTTTPTPTASPTPTASPTPTATPTPTTGPTTGPTPPPAPLVVTTDALPRASTALPFSAALDAGGGTGALTWTASGLPQGLGLASTTTGWRLQGRPTATGTSTVVLTVTDATGTRSSRSLPLEVRAAPRVRQRNLPGATSGATYATTLTAEGGWCPCTWRAVQLPPGLTLSGAGELRGTAPAAGTWTVTVEVVDDLGAVGRTSLSLKVSPARLVRSRTLLRSATTTRWSRWTPTQELRLR; this is encoded by the coding sequence GTGCCCCTCTCGCCGGCCCGACGCCCCTCCGCCCGCTCCGCGGCCACGGCCGCCGTCGTCGTGCTCGCCCTCGCGCTGCTCGGCCCCCTGCTCGGCGCGCCCGCCCGCGCCGGGACCACCGGCACGACCGGCGGTGCCACCGCGGCCGGACGGGTCTACGGCACCCTGCAGACCTCGCCGGCCCGGCTGGCGGAGACCGGTGCCGCGGGCGTCGACACGGCGACGCTGCAGGTCGTGTGGCGCCGCTTCGAACCGGTCGAGGGTCAGGTCGACGCCGCCTACGTCGCGCAGGTGCGCGAGGAGCTCGCGGCGTACCGCGCCGCGGGGCGCCACGTCGTGCTCGGCACCGGCGTGCAGTACCCGCCGGACTGGCTGCTCGCCTACCCGGACAGCCGTTTCGTCAACCAGTACGGCGACGCCTACGCCCCCGCGGAGACCGGCAAGAAGGTCGCCAACATGGTCTTCAACCAGACCATGCGCGACAAGCAGGCCGCGTACCTGTCCCGTGTGCTCGCGACGTTCGGGACCGACTTCTGGGGCGTCCGGCTCGGCGGCGGCTGGTACGGCGAGCTCAACTACCCCGAGGCGGTGTACGGGACCCGGACGAACGCGTACTGGGGCTTCGACCGGCTCGCCAGGGGAGCCGCGCCGGGGCTGCCGCCGGGTGTGCGTCCGAACCCGGTGCCGGGCTGGGTGCCCGGCACCCCCTCGCCCGACCACGCCGCGGCCGCCGCCTTCGCCGAGTGGTACATGGCCTCCCTCGACGACTACCACGACTGGCAGATCGCGACGGTGCGGCGGCTGTACCCCGGCAGGCTCCTCATGATGTACCCCTCGTGGGGCGTCCGGCCGGGACAGCTCGACGCCGCGGTCGCGGCGGACCTCGCCGGGACCACGTCGGCCGAGCGGAACGGCGAGGTGCAGCGCGGCTTCGACGTCGCCCGCTTCGTCGGCGGCATCACCGACCCGGACGTCGTCGTCTACACGACGTGGCTCAACGCCGACGCCAGCCGCGACGCCGGCACCGACCAGCGGTACTGGAGCCCGGTCCGCTACCTCGCCCACCTCGCGCGCTCGCGCACCGTGCCGCTGGAGGTGATGGGCGAGAACACCGGTCGGGACACCGTCGAGGACATGGCGCTGTCCTTCGAGCAGGCCCGGCGGCTCGACCTCCTCGGCGTGGTGTGGGCCTTCGAGCCCGACCTCTTCGGCGGCGTCTACGCCGGCGTGGGCGACCTCGCCGCGGCCATCGCGGAGGACCGGCGCCTCAGCGCCCCCACCCCCTCCTCCTCGCCGACGCCGACGGCGTCGCCCACACCCACGGCATCGCCCACACCCACGGCATCGCCCACCCCCACCACCACGCCCACCCCCACCGCATCGCCCACCCCCACCGCATCGCCCACACCCACGGCCACGCCCACACCCACCACCGGTCCGACCACCGGCCCGACCCCGCCGCCCGCGCCCCTGGTCGTCACGACGGACGCCCTGCCCCGGGCCTCGACCGCGCTGCCCTTCTCCGCCGCCCTCGACGCCGGCGGCGGCACGGGCGCCCTCACGTGGACCGCGTCCGGCCTGCCGCAGGGCCTCGGCCTCGCGAGCACGACGACCGGCTGGCGGCTGCAGGGCCGCCCCACCGCGACGGGGACGTCGACGGTCGTGCTCACCGTGACCGACGCGACCGGCACCCGCAGCTCCCGGTCGCTGCCGCTGGAGGTGCGCGCCGCGCCGCGCGTACGGCAGCGGAACCTGCCGGGCGCGACGAGCGGCGCCACCTACGCCACGACGCTGACCGCCGAGGGCGGCTGGTGCCCGTGCACGTGGCGGGCGGTCCAGCTGCCGCCGGGGCTCACCCTGAGCGGGGCCGGCGAGCTCCGCGGAACCGCCCCCGCCGCCGGCACGTGGACCGTCACGGTCGAGGTGGTCGACGACCTCGGCGCGGTGGGGCGCACCTCGCTGTCGCTCAAGGTGTCGCCCGCCCGGCTCGTCCGGAGCCGGACGCTCCTCCGCTCGGCCACGACCACCCGGTGGTCGCGCTGGACGCCGACGCAGGAGCTGCGCCTGCGCTGA
- a CDS encoding phospholipid carrier-dependent glycosyltransferase, translating to MPSDTRPRPTPLRAGHASPGGGWSVTGLVVLLGVVLVGGLARLWRLPTAYDLFIDEVTYTDIARSVAAGEGVLLHGEPFFLHPAGVFWVLAGAERLLGLQDAGLAASAYSFRVVPALLGALTPGVLALVVRTVTRSWPAAAAAGLVLALEPFLLRFDSRVLLEAQAMLLAAAALLVAARASRRAGDGRPATLLPVGVGLLACGALLSKETYAFVSVFPLAVLLVTGWGLPRRSSAVALGTAVTGYLLYVASVAADGLLGVWFEEKTTGVRRLLGLVQETGFNREGSPGFVDRLVANLGVLGSTYLLIGLGGVATAWLVWRLWRRRPVPVERGPLVVLLVWVACGDAHAAYALTLGTLEEQMFYLLVATAVPVLAVAATVALRVAGAGATTRSAGTTTDGTSEGTPDSTPDGTPDGTAGARRRATGVRAGSRSLAAALAVGTALLLVWEAGVWWRLRSVPDDGYLRLLEWTATGLPDGARVATTEETLQFLLDDHLVQRLGTGAEVREFGASHVLVVSELVDQGYSEVDDELAALVEDGDVVFRSSTRTVGELLVVELAPDPAAD from the coding sequence ATGCCCTCGGACACCCGCCCTCGCCCCACGCCGCTGCGGGCCGGGCACGCCTCGCCCGGCGGGGGGTGGTCGGTCACGGGTCTCGTCGTGCTGCTCGGTGTCGTGCTCGTCGGCGGGCTGGCCCGGCTCTGGCGCCTGCCGACCGCGTACGACCTCTTCATCGACGAGGTGACGTACACCGACATCGCCCGCAGCGTCGCCGCGGGGGAGGGCGTCCTGCTGCACGGTGAGCCGTTCTTCCTGCACCCGGCCGGCGTGTTCTGGGTGCTGGCCGGGGCCGAGCGCCTCCTGGGCCTGCAGGACGCCGGACTGGCGGCGTCGGCCTACTCGTTCCGCGTCGTGCCGGCCCTGCTCGGGGCGCTCACGCCCGGGGTGCTCGCCCTCGTCGTGCGCACGGTCACCCGGTCCTGGCCCGCGGCCGCCGCGGCGGGGCTCGTGCTCGCGCTCGAGCCGTTCCTCCTGCGCTTCGACAGCCGCGTGCTGCTCGAGGCGCAGGCCATGCTGCTGGCCGCCGCGGCCCTGCTCGTGGCCGCGCGCGCGTCGCGACGCGCGGGCGACGGCCGGCCGGCGACGCTCCTGCCGGTCGGCGTCGGCCTGCTCGCGTGCGGGGCGCTGCTGTCGAAGGAGACGTACGCCTTCGTCAGCGTGTTCCCCCTCGCGGTGCTGCTCGTGACGGGCTGGGGGCTCCCGCGGCGCAGCAGCGCGGTGGCGCTCGGCACGGCGGTGACCGGCTACCTGCTCTACGTCGCCTCCGTCGCCGCCGACGGGCTGCTCGGGGTGTGGTTCGAGGAGAAGACGACGGGCGTGCGCCGGTTGCTCGGCCTCGTGCAGGAGACCGGGTTCAACCGCGAGGGCAGCCCGGGCTTCGTCGACCGCCTCGTGGCGAACCTCGGCGTGCTCGGCTCCACGTACCTCCTCATCGGGCTCGGCGGCGTCGCCACCGCGTGGCTCGTGTGGCGGCTGTGGCGGCGACGGCCCGTGCCGGTCGAACGCGGGCCGCTCGTCGTCCTGCTCGTGTGGGTCGCCTGCGGTGACGCCCACGCGGCCTACGCGCTCACCCTCGGCACGCTCGAGGAGCAGATGTTCTACCTGCTCGTGGCCACGGCGGTGCCGGTCCTCGCCGTCGCGGCCACGGTCGCCCTGCGCGTCGCGGGCGCCGGTGCGACGACGCGGTCGGCGGGCACCACGACCGACGGCACGAGCGAGGGCACGCCCGACAGCACGCCCGACGGCACACCGGACGGCACGGCGGGAGCGCGTCGCCGCGCGACGGGCGTGCGGGCGGGGTCCCGCTCCCTCGCGGCCGCGCTGGCGGTGGGCACGGCGCTGCTGCTGGTGTGGGAGGCCGGGGTGTGGTGGCGGCTGCGGTCGGTGCCGGACGACGGGTACCTGCGGCTGCTGGAGTGGACCGCCACCGGCCTGCCGGACGGGGCGCGGGTGGCCACCACGGAGGAGACGCTGCAGTTCCTCCTCGACGACCACCTCGTGCAGCGCCTGGGCACGGGGGCGGAGGTGCGCGAGTTCGGCGCGTCCCACGTCCTCGTGGTCAGCGAGCTCGTCGACCAGGGGTACAGCGAGGTCGACGACGAGCTCGCCGCCCTCGTCGAGGACGGCGACGTGGTGTTCCGGTCCTCGACCCGGACGGTCGGGGAGCTCCTCGTCGTCGAGCTCGCGCCGGACCCCGCGGCGGACTGA
- a CDS encoding glycosyltransferase, with amino-acid sequence MLTSSLDVRPTPTPTPTPAPTPAPTPAPAPRPTAGLTRPRVDLEVVVPALNEERRLPETLAATLGYLADQPFSSAVVVVDNGSVDGTAEVVRAAMGGPVPVHLVGCALPGKGAAVRRGFATGTSDFVGFMDADLATPVETLDRVMPLLRAGTAAVIGSRSVAEAQRVVPQGLVRRMGGEVFRATARTVLPHIADSQCGFKFFRGEVVRDVLGRCTVDGFSFDLELLARLWRDGHPVLEVPVVWTDKAGSSFNPVRHGVRSFADTVRIRRAVGQPSRTPAGTRVVDLRDRVGAAR; translated from the coding sequence GTGTTGACCTCCTCGCTCGACGTCCGTCCCACGCCGACCCCCACGCCGACCCCCGCGCCGACCCCCGCGCCGACCCCCGCGCCGGCCCCTCGGCCGACGGCCGGTCTCACCCGTCCCCGCGTCGACCTCGAGGTCGTCGTCCCCGCCCTCAACGAGGAGCGGCGGCTGCCGGAGACGCTCGCCGCGACCCTGGGCTACCTCGCCGACCAGCCCTTCTCCAGCGCGGTCGTCGTCGTCGACAACGGCAGCGTGGACGGGACCGCCGAGGTGGTGCGGGCGGCCATGGGCGGCCCGGTACCCGTGCACCTCGTCGGCTGCGCCCTGCCCGGCAAGGGCGCCGCCGTGCGCCGCGGCTTCGCCACCGGCACGTCGGACTTCGTCGGCTTCATGGACGCCGACCTCGCGACCCCCGTTGAGACCCTCGACCGCGTCATGCCGCTGCTGCGTGCGGGCACGGCGGCCGTCATCGGCTCCCGGTCCGTCGCGGAGGCGCAGCGCGTCGTGCCGCAGGGCCTCGTCCGCCGCATGGGCGGCGAGGTGTTCCGGGCCACCGCCCGCACCGTCCTGCCGCACATCGCCGACAGCCAGTGCGGCTTCAAGTTCTTCCGCGGCGAGGTCGTGCGCGACGTGCTCGGCCGCTGCACGGTCGACGGCTTCAGCTTCGACCTCGAGCTGCTCGCGCGGCTGTGGCGCGACGGGCACCCGGTGCTCGAGGTGCCCGTCGTGTGGACGGACAAGGCGGGCTCGTCGTTCAACCCGGTCCGCCACGGCGTCCGCTCCTTCGCCGACACCGTCCGCATCCGGCGCGCGGTCGGCCAGCCCTCGCGCACCCCGGCGGGCACCCGCGTCGTCGACCTGCGCGACCGCGTCGGCGCCGCCCGGTGA